The Papilio machaon chromosome 2, ilPapMach1.1, whole genome shotgun sequence genome segment CAGGTAAGAAGCTCGGCACAGAGACTGGATCTGGTAAATCTTCCAATCGATCTAAGAATGTCACTTCTGCTAATTTCGTTTTTGATGGCTAGAAGAAGCATAAGAAAATTTTCGATTACTAGTTACACCCTAGGTTTCCTACGTGTTGATTTTAAAAGATACATACGACTGGCGTCGGTGGTCGATCTTTAATACTCTTCATCTCGACTTCTGCTTCGAAATCATTGGGAATGGCCTCCACGTTGCCGAATTCCAGGGAGTTGTGACGATGGCCGGTCATCTGGGCCGCTGCCATCTCCGCCGCAACTTGTACCGCCCAACGAGGCTTCTTTGGCCCGCTTCAAGGGAAAAGAATTTTGTGACATTATTTTAACTGGCCATAATAAACTCTGAGGAGTTTGCTGCACTGAGGTTCATTTACATTCATAGATCTAATCgtattagtaatataatatttaaacgcACAACTGTTTCTTCTCAGACGGTCGTATGCTTGAGAAGAATACATTAGCTGCTTTCGTGTGGACCAGATTTTCGACTCCTCGCAACATCACGTGCACACGCTGTCGTGTAAACTCCATCACAACTGACTCTATCACctgaaattttgcaaaattaattataatagccAACTGATGAATATGTGTAACTGACGCTGTCCTTTTTCAGcttttctaataatattacagCACACGGAAAATAATTGTGATTGGGAGGGGAaaagatgtatggaagaattgtaCATATTGTGCCGACCATAGGGTCAAGGGTCAAGAAATATAAtaacgatgatgatgatgaacagTAAATGATTATAATCCTTAGACTTACTTCTTCCAGTAGTTTCAAGGGCGGCGTCGGTAGAACAGTGGCGACGTCCATCATGGTACGAGCTTGTCCTAAGGTGACAAGTGGATCACCCTGTGTCGACACCGCACTCGTCATAGCTTCTATCGCAAGCGACTGTGCTAACTCTGGACTCATGCCCTTAGCTCCGCGCTTTGActgtaaaacataaaaaggtaataaaatcTTGTAGTATCAAACACACAATTTTTGCATATCCTTTCTACTATCTCAGGAATAACAAATACTATTTAGACAAGGAAAAATTCATACTTTTCCGAAAAGAGCAAGCTTTTGAAATGAAACGTGGTTTTGTTCAGAGCATCATGAAATGAAATCACAGGATAATATTTTACGGTACCTTTCATATTTGAATAGTTTTCAGAATTCAAGTTCAAAGTTCGTTcagtattttattcaaatctgCATAAGTAAattgattgttatttaatataaatatagcgTAACCTTCTCAAACTCGACCCCCATCTTTTTAACAAGTTTGGCGGCCTTCACATCTCCGCCATGCAGCAGCTTCCAGTTCGCTAATCTGATACGTTGTAACTCCAAGTCCGTGTTGTACGCGTAAACTTCCGCTTTcctacaatacaaattttattatgagtaaaacaactttatttgactttaacaaacaaatgttACAGAtcttattgttttcattttattttcttgttctCGACAAGACGTTTATTATGTTTGCGTTAAGAGAAATCATTCatcagttattaaattatatccatTAACtacctatatttttaaaaagtgaaaaatataaaattttgagaTTTCTATGTTTTTCTGCGTTTTCAACTTCATATAACTCACGAAGGTTTTTACataggtttttattatttaatttatagacgACGCAAACGATAAgtttaacatatataaaatactttttagtcgaaataaaacaaaaattagcATTTTCACTCCTGGCTCTTTAGAGTCGGATATCTCGGGACATTAAGTCAGTCTGgtctataataaattttaatgggGACGGCAAGTAAGGATGTTTTGAATGCGAGCCAGCTTTTTTAGGTCTACAAAATGATAAAGATTGCTTAGTACTTATTATCTGTGGTTGCATAcctaaaagtaaacatttgaAGCGAAGAAGCGAGAAATAAGAACTAAGCCGCAGTTTACAAATCAAGGCTAGAAACTCATGTAATATTGCGGTTAATTGTCTAGAAACCGCGTAATAAAATCTATCAATGTTATATCCTTGCACTTGAACTGCAGTATTCCATTTCGTGGTTTTAGTGTTCAGTTGACGGAAGTATTATAACATCCATGTGAAGTACCTATATTTTAGACACACTATTATGCTtacatatatgttattttaaacaagcaGTATTATTAATgcattaataatcttacttgGCTCTCCTCATAGCTCCAGCTTTCATATCTTCAGCGTAGATTTTAAGTAGTAAAGTTTCTTcttgaatttttgaattttgtgCGTTGATTCGGGCCGCCCATTTTCTATTAGcctaaaaaacatattttcattatcGTTCTTCAACTTTTGATTACACATAATAAGAGACAACTGAGTAAGATGTCATGTCGGAATGCAATGTTACAACATTTCATCCTACAGCATCTATCTGAAAAAAGTCCTACAATAACTCCAAGTCCAGGACAGAGTCGAGATCACGCGGGGTCGAAGTTATTATTGTCCGAGGTCAGTGACCAAATAGAGTCATCAGGTCAGGTCAGGTCTTACTCTTGTTAGTTACCTCGTCTTCCAACCGCTTCGCCTTAGCTTCACGCTCCTGCTTTAGCCTGTATAGTCGTTGCCTCTCGTTGGCTCGCCATTGCCGCACCATAGTGATCTTCCTCCTGAGTTCCAGCTCTGCCGCCGCCTGTACCCTCTGCTTGATTCTGTTCTGTTTCTCGTGCGCACGCGCCGCTCTCTCCTTACGTTGCTTCTCGTTGAATTCGGCTAGATACTTCATCCtatttttaatcttctttTCTTGTTCCTTAGCGCTGAAAACGACAGATTATTTATGCATGTCTTagaaatttagttattttacttatgtttGTTCTACgggctttttattaataaagtaaaaatgaatGTCAATTTTCTAGCGagttaattaattcttattaggttagaaaaatatttaaatgattaaaattgaCGCTGCAATttgctttcaaaaataaaattaacaaaaatcgtACATTAGTAAGTAGgagcagaaaatatttattcagaaAGTCTGCCTGAATATTCTGTGTGTTTGAACACGCGAGCAGGCGTTAAGGCAGCGGTCGACGGTCGGTGCGCTCGGGTGagttcttttaattaagaCGGCGCTGCACCGGTTTCTACTCCCTTTGATTTACGTTTTGCATTCGTGACATCAATTTCTCTTTACAAACTCACCACTCGACGTCTCAAAAATTTGGCAGTTAACTGGCTTACTGTTGAGAAATAACCACATACGTGAAATCCACGATGTTTTGATACCCGTAATTCTCCATATTATATGAACATAGATAACACAAGACTAGTTTATAAATGTGTTACGTTTTTGTTGCTTTGTAAGTCCAAAGCTTTCAAAAACTGTAAAGGAGTTCATAAGGAAATTTatcacaatttgttttatttggaaCCGCATTTGCTTTGTTGGCCTTTTAGGGAGATGTACGCTCTTTTCCTGTAGGCCCCTAAGTCAtaactgtttggaaatacctCTGAGCGCAGAGTATTTTACAGCGATTCTGTGAAAGGTAGAAAATTATGCGAAAACCTCGTTGTAGAATGCCAGCCAGTCAATTACTCATATAATCTATAGTTCGcagtacttaaaaaaaattgactttaatgttaatatcccgtacaacaaattgaaaattacgtTCACTGCTCAGTAAGGTCGGAAACTTCGCGTGGgtgtaaatagaaataaagcaCCATTGTAAATCACTCCGCGCGTTTGTAACGTAAAGCCCGCGTTAACTGTTTCCGTTACCGTTCCGTTTACCTTTGTCTATGTTAAATTAGATTCACCAAAATGCTAAAGAAAAAACAGcttgttttgaaaaattcacCAATTCCCTGATGTCTTTCAATTTGAATAAGAACTGACAGTTGTTATTCTCTTAACGGTGTTTACTATCAATAATACTGTACTCAATATTTATCGTAATAATCTTTcttgtattatattactagtcttgtaaaaaaactaataaataagttaattgaaacaaaacatttcttgtgaaaatattttccgtTTTACAGCTTATTTGGAGATTGTAAAACGCCAATGACGACTTTATTCGAAAAATAAGTACAAAGTTGCTTATTCAGGATTTATTTGGTAATTGTAAAATAGACACTCAGTAAGatattgtaaatgtgaaagtttggatgtatgaaCGTTTGTTACTAACAATATGTTGTTAGAACTGTTGTCTCTTTCAGAACTTCAGAACAGAACTGGGTGAAATTTGTACAAACGTAAAACATCAAATGAtgataaaatcttaaataagaGGCCACGtatgtaaagtattttttacaagtaGTTACGATAAAAATCGACAGCGGACAAGTTTaagtagtttaaaaatttccaTAGTGCAAGTCATCTGAAATGCACAGTAGACAGCTCGCACCGCGGCGACTGAGTGCCATCGAACTTGTCTTAAGTGAAATTGAAACGAGAGCGTTTGTGTCAAAGTGAATCTTCAAGGCTTTTTCCTGTTTTCCAAGTAACAATAACATATGGCTAAAGTGACCagaatattgataaatatacttcctttaataagcaaaaaaaatgactAGTATATCTAACATCTGTACTTGTGTTTAATATGCAAAGACTTGttagattaaatttaacttatgtatattttgttttgcaagtaatc includes the following:
- the LOC106709254 gene encoding uncharacterized protein LOC106709254, coding for MSSIKTSEFAADNTSEVNIALMMLRKPTELKKVIESVPKPVSAVPKNGLPMWYRLGLESKLPVPKMPLGKIIFSRGKIGEDVRRLGLGSDAPFPTFDLTDPNCYNVSYDYVPMHDPHLAHHFAQKAARNRMKQLGFCTKDGRAVCSLKEFNQYRKYLYNRFMDRIHMEMKKLDERARDDLTLKRVEVDVARRQQAFTKAERAREHLERIAQEHADEWAEKRRLAKEQEKKIKNRMKYLAEFNEKQRKERAARAHEKQNRIKQRVQAAAELELRRKITMVRQWRANERQRLYRLKQEREAKAKRLEDEANRKWAARINAQNSKIQEETLLLKIYAEDMKAGAMRRAKKAEVYAYNTDLELQRIRLANWKLLHGGDVKAAKLVKKMGVEFEKSKRGAKGMSPELAQSLAIEAMTSAVSTQGDPLVTLGQARTMMDVATVLPTPPLKLLEEVIESVVMEFTRQRVHVMLRGVENLVHTKAANVFFSSIRPSEKKQFGPKKPRWAVQVAAEMAAAQMTGHRHNSLEFGNVEAIPNDFEAEVEMKSIKDRPPTPVPSKTKLAEVTFLDRLEDLPDPVSVPSFLPERRKLLEMINIAAKLLTRSVSQKVLKGMDVTLGKVTLPRLRQAMEWGEAVEGMKEAVVDNRVHGDAVEVRHTADYLASRVLKSLRAEMKEEKKKISTQSEGDFYVPEKVKQN